In Populus alba chromosome 1, ASM523922v2, whole genome shotgun sequence, a single window of DNA contains:
- the LOC118042253 gene encoding uncharacterized protein: MAASNTRLAFLSSLLLLFLISYCQSLSSHNTYLKRQASILVSVKQSLESYDPSLDSWNVSNYHLLCSWTGIQCDDMNRSVVALDISNSNISGTLSPAITELRSLVNLSIQGNSFSDEFPREIHKLIRLQFLNISTNLFSGELAWEFSQLKELQVLDVYNNNLNGTLPLGVTQLAKLKYLDFGGNYFQGTIPPSYGSMQQLNYLSLKGNDLRGLIPGELGNLTSLEQLYLGYYNAFDGGIPPEFGKLINLVHIDLANCSLSGPIPPELGGLSKLDTLFLQTNELTGPIPPELGNLSSIVSLDLSNNALTGDIPLEFSGLRRLTLLNLFLNKLHGEIPYFIAELPELEVLKLWHNNFTGAIPAKLGENGRLTELDLSSNKLTGLVPKSLCLGRRLQILILRINFLFGPLPDDLGHCDTLWRVRLGQNYLTGSIPSGFLYLPELSLMELQNNYLSGQVPQQISKTPSNLAQMNLADNRLSGPLPASIGNFSNLQILLLGGNRFTGEIPSQIGQLKNVFTLDMSRNNLSGNIPPEIGDCRTLTYLDLSQNQLSGPIPVQITQIHILNYLNISWNHLNQSLPKEIGSMKSLTSADFSHNNFSGSIPEFGQYSFFNSTSFSGNPQLCGSYLNPCNYSSTSPLQFHDQNSSNSQVPGKFKLLFALGLLGCSLVFAVLAIIKTRKIRRNSNSWKLTAFQKLEFGCEDILECVKENNIIGRGGAGIVYRGLMPNGEPVAVKKLLGISRGSSHDNGLSAEVQTLGQIRHRNIVRLLAFCSNKEANLLVYEYMPNGSLGEVLHGKRGGFLKWDTRVKIAIEAAKGLCYLHHDCSPLIIHRDVKSNNILLSSDFEAHVADFGLAKFLQDTGASECMSAIAGSYGYIAPEYAYTLKVDEKSDVYSFGVVLLELITGRRPVGDFGEEGLDIVQWTKTQTKSSKEGVVKILDQGLTDIPLIEAMQVFFVAMLCVQEQSVERPTMREVVQMLAEAKQPNTYHRQ, translated from the exons ATGGCTGCTTCTAACACGAGGCTTGCCTTCCTCTCTTCTCTACTTCTTTTGTTTCTGATCAGCTATTGTCAATCACTTTCCTCGCATAATACCTACCTCAAAAGACAAGCTTCAATCCTGGTTTCTGTTAAACAATCTCTTGAGTCATATGATCCTTCACTTGATAGTTGGAATGTGTCAAACTACCACCTTCTGTGCTCTTGGACTGGCATCCAATGCGACGACATGAACAGGTCAGTGGTTGCTCTTGATATATCCAATTCAAACATCTCGGGCACTCTCTCACCTGCGATCACTGAGCTTCGAAGCCTTGTCAATCTTTCGATCCAAGGAAACAGCTTCTCTGATGAGTTCCCACGAGAAATTCACAAGCTTATAAGGCTTCAGTTCCTCAACATATCCACCAACCTGTTCAGTGGAGAGCTTGCTTGGGAGTTTTCTCAGTTGAAGGAGCTTCAAGTGCTGGACGTTTATAACAACAATCTCAATGGCACACTACCATTGGGTGTCACTCAACTCGCCAAGCTGAAGTACTTGGATTTTGGCGGGAATTACTTCCAGGGGACTATCCCTCCAAGCTATGGAAGTATGCAACAGCTGAATTATCTGTCACTTAAGGGAAATGATTTACGTGGTTTGATACCTGGTGAGCTTGGTAATCTTACAAGTCTTGAGCAGCTCTACCTGGGGTATTACAATGCGTTTGATGGAGGAATCCCACCTGAGTTTGGTAAGCTGATCAATCTGGTTCATATAGACCTTGCAAACTGTAGCTTAAGTGGACCGATACCTCCAGAATTGGGCGGCCTCAGCAAGCTAGACACCCTCTTCTTGCAAACGAACGAGCTCACTGGTCCTATCCCTCCTGAACTGGGCAACCTGAGCAGCATCGTATCTCTTGACCTCTCAAACAACGCCCTAACGGGAGATATTCCACTAGAGTTTTCCGGGCTTCGTCGCCTCACCTTACTGAACTTATTCCTTAACAAGTTACATGGAGAGATCCCTTATTTCATTGCGGAGCTACCTGAGTTAGAAGTCCTGAAGCTTTGGCACAATAACTTCACTGGAGCCATTCCTGCAAAGCTGGGAGAAAATGGCAGATTAACTGAACTGGACCTGTCAAGCAATAAGCTTACCGGACTAGTCCCTAAATCTCTCTGCTTAGGAAGGAGGCTGCAGATACTAATTCTGCGCATCAACTTTCTGTTCGGTCCTCTGCCTGATGATCTTGGCCATTGTGACACTCTCTGGAGAGTTCGGTTGGGGCAGAACTATCTGACTGGATCAATCCCAAGTGGTTTCCTTTACTTGCCAGAACTGTCACTGATGGAGCTGCAGAACAATTATCTGAGTGGACAGGTTCCACAACAAATAAGCAAGACGCCATCTAATCTTGCGCAGATGAATCTTGCAGATAATCGCTTATCCGGGCCACTTCCTGCATCCATCGGAAATTTCTCCAACTTGCAAATTCTTCTGCTCGGCGGAAACCGATTCACAGGGGAAATTCCATCTCAAATAGGTCAGTTGAAAAATGTCTTTACATTGGATATGAGTAGGAACAACTTGTCTGGGAATATCCCCCCTGAAATTGGCGATTGTCGTACCTTAACTTACTTGGATTTGAGTCAGAACCAACTCTCAGGCCCGATTCCAGTTCAGATCACACAAATCCACATATTAAATTACCTTAATATATCCTGGAACCATTTGAACCAAAGTCTTCCTAAGGAAATTGGGTCCATGAAAAGTCTAACCTCGGCAGACTTTTCTCACAACAACTTCTCTGGTTCCATACCTGAATTTGGACAATATTCATTCTTCAACTCCACATCATTTTCCGGTAACCCTCAACTCTGTGGCTCCTACTTGAACCCTTGCAACTATTCATCTACGTCTCCATTACAATTCCACGACCAAAATAGCTCCAATTCTCAGGTCCCTGGAAAATTCAAGCTACTTTTTGCTCTTGGACTCTTAGGATGCTCTTTGGTATTTGCTGTTTTGGCAATCATCAAAACCCGAAAGATACGAAGAAATTCGAATTCCTGGAAGCTCACAGCATTCCAGAAGCTGGAATTTGGATGCGAAGACATATTGGAATGCGTCAAGGAAAACAACATCATAGGGAGAGGTGGAGCTGGCATAGTCTACAGAGGTCTGATGCCAAATGGAGAGCCAGTAGCAGTCAAGAAGTTGTTGGGAATAAGCAGAGGATCGTCTCATGATAATGGCCTATCTGCAGAAGTACAAACATTAGGGCAAATTCGACACAGGAACATAGTGAGGTTGTTGGCATTTTGTTCGAATAAAGAGGCCAATTTACTTGTATACGAGTACATGCCAAATGGAAGCCTAGGTGAAGTTCTTCATGGGAAGAGAGGTGGTTTTCTCAAGTGGGATACCAGGGTGAAAATTGCTATTGAAGCAGCGAAAGGCCTCTGTTACTTGCACCACGACTGTTCTCCTCTAATTATCCACCGGGACGTCAAGTCCAATAACATTCTACTCAGCTCAGATTTTGAGGCTCATGTAGCAGATTTTGGGCTTGCCAAGTTCTTGCAAGACACCGGAGCTTCAGAATGCATGTCTGCAATTGCTGGCTCTTATGGCTATATTGCTCCAG AATATGCGTACACATTGAAGGTGGATGAGAAGAGTGATGTCTACAGCTTTGGAGTGGTGCTGTTAGAGTTAATCACAGGCAGAAGGCCAGTTGGGGATTTCGGAGAAGAAGGGCTAGACATTGTTCAATGGACCAAGACACAGACTAAGTCAAGCAAAGAAGGGGTGGTTAAGATTCTGGATCAAGGGCTGACAGATATTCCATTAATTGAAGCAATGCAAGTCTTTTTTGTGGCAATGTTATGTGTTCAAGAACAAAGTGTGGAGAGACCAACAATGAGAGAAGTTGTCCAGATGCTTGCAGAAGCTAAACAACCCAACACATATCACAGGCAGTGA
- the LOC118042263 gene encoding uncharacterized protein, with amino-acid sequence MSPKTAQIRLVSSHPEVYEPCDDSFALVDALLADRTNILDHCPRLCLEVGCGSGYVIASLALMLGQELPGVYYFATDINPHALRVTRETLDAHAVDAELMCMDIASGLEKRLAGMVDVMVVNPPYVPTPDYEVGREGIASAWAGGENGRSVIDRILPVADRLLSDKGWLYMVTLTTNDPSQICLLMRKRGYASRIVVQRSTEEESLHIIKFWRDSDIQLDTKEILTTNKSVPARVKDSLVSQFSQLSFWRGTNSNCL; translated from the coding sequence ATGTCCCCAAAAACAGCACAAATCCGCCTTGTGAGTTCGCATCCCGAGGTTTATGAACCGTGCGATGATTCCTTTGCGCTTGTCGATGCGCTTCTAGCTGATCGAACTAATATACTAGATCATTGTCCCAGATTATGTTTGGAAGTGGGTTGTGGTAGTGGTTATGTTATTGCTTCTCTAGCTCTTATGCTTGGACAGGAGCTTCCTGGGGTGTACTACTTTGCCACTGATATTAATCCTCATGCACTGAGAGTGACCCGTGAGACGCTGGATGCTCATGCTGTTGATGCAGAGTTAATGTGCATGGATATTGCATCTGGGCTTGAGAAGAGGTTGGCAGGAATGGTGGATGTGATGGTTGTGAACCCACCTTATGTTCCGACACCTGATTATGAGGTGGGTCGTGAAGGAATTGCGTCAGCTTGGGCTGGAGGGGAGAATGGTAGGAGTGTAATTGATAGGATATTGCCTGTAGCTGATAGACTTTTGTCGGATAAGGGATGGTTATACATGGTTACTCTTACAACAAATGATCCTTCACAGATATGTCTTCTGATGAGAAAGAGGGGGTATGCTTCTAGAATTGTTGTCCAGAGATCAACAGAAGAAGAGAGCCTTCACATCATCAAGTTTTGGCGTGATTCTGATATTCAATTGGATACAAAGGAGATCTTAACGACTAACAAATCGGTTCCTGCAAGGGTCAAGGACTCACTCGTTTCACAGTTTTCTCAATTGTCATTCTGGAGAGGTACCAACAGCAATTGTTTATGA
- the LOC118042287 gene encoding transcription factor GTE1 isoform X2, which yields MTVEKQQEDSEKTTQDLMRQFAVIFRQITQHKWAWPFLEPVDVEGLCLHDYYEVIEKPMDFRTIKNRMEAKDGTGYKNVREIYADVRLVFKNAMKYNDDRDDVHVMARTLLEKFEEKWLQLLPKVAEEEKRREKEQTATQVATKLAEEASYANMAQDLSNELHGVDMQLERIREMVVRNSRKISTEEKKKLGTALTQLSHQDLIRALEIVAEHNPSFQATAQEVNLDMDTQSDVTLWRLKVFVQDALKVSGRNSGGAGVGCNSNINNDDNNGKININNKNRNTTASKRKGERCDAVTKASAKKTKKISLNSLNP from the exons ATGACCGTCGAGAAGCAACAAGAAGATTCTGAAAAGACAACGCAAGACCTCATGCGCCAGTTTGCAGTAATATTTCGCCAG ATCACTCAGCACAAGTGGGCATGGCCTTTTCTGGAACCAGTGGATGTTGAAGGTCTTTGTTTGCATGATTATTATGAG GTTATTGAAAAGCCAATGGACTTTCGTACAATAAAGAATAGAATGGAGGCTAAGGATGGCACTGGGTACAAGAATGTTCGGGAGATATATGCTGATGTTAGACTTGTTTTTAAGAATGCAATGAAATATAATGATGACAGAGATGATGTCCATGTGATGGCCAGAACTTTGTTagaaaaatttgaagaaaaatggcTGCAACTTCTGCCTAAAGTTGCCGAAGAG GAAAAAAGACGAGAAAAGGAGCAAACAGCAACTCAGGTGGCTACGAAACTAGCTGAGGAGGCTTCTTATGCTAACATGGCTCAGGATTTAAGCAATGAA CTGCATGGAGTTGATATGCAATTGGAGAGAATCAGAGAAATGGTGGTTCGCAACAGCAG AAAGATATCCactgaagagaagaagaaacttGGGACAGCGCTCACTCAATTATCTCATCAAGATCTGATTAGGGCACTGGAAATAGTTGCTGAGCATAATCCGAGCTTCCAAGCAACAGCTCAAGAGGTGAACCTTGACATGGATACTCAG AGTGATGTGACGTTATGGAGGTTAAAGGTTTTTGTGCAAGATGCACTAAAAGTTTCTGGCAGGAATTCTGGGGGTGCGGGTGTGGGGTGCAACAGCAATATTAACAATGATGATAACAATGGCAAGATCAACATCAACAACAAGAACAGGAATACCACTGCTTCCAAAAGGAAAGGAGAGAGGTGTGATGCCGTGACCAAGGCATCTGccaagaagactaagaagatCTCACTTAATTCCCTTAATCCATAG
- the LOC118042287 gene encoding transcription factor GTE1 isoform X1, with product MEHMIRSIRGSRNVGTGNIEVDNSEMEVFCGCIDRMFSKVNEFEQRVDAVERYYADNKELNTAKCSSILKDKIKKKHLMTVEKQQEDSEKTTQDLMRQFAVIFRQITQHKWAWPFLEPVDVEGLCLHDYYEVIEKPMDFRTIKNRMEAKDGTGYKNVREIYADVRLVFKNAMKYNDDRDDVHVMARTLLEKFEEKWLQLLPKVAEEEKRREKEQTATQVATKLAEEASYANMAQDLSNELHGVDMQLERIREMVVRNSRKISTEEKKKLGTALTQLSHQDLIRALEIVAEHNPSFQATAQEVNLDMDTQSDVTLWRLKVFVQDALKVSGRNSGGAGVGCNSNINNDDNNGKININNKNRNTTASKRKGERCDAVTKASAKKTKKISLNSLNP from the exons ATGGAACATATGATCAGATCTATTCGAGGTTCCAGAAATGTTGGAACTGGGAACATTGAAGTTGATAACTCAGAAATGGAGGTGTTTTGCGGTTGtattgatcgaatgttctcaaAAGTTaatgag TTTGAGCAACGAGTAGATGCAGTTGAAAGATACTACGCAGATAATAAAGAACTAAATACTGCTAAATGTAGCTCAATTCTGAAGgataaaatcaagaagaaacATTTGATGACCGTCGAGAAGCAACAAGAAGATTCTGAAAAGACAACGCAAGACCTCATGCGCCAGTTTGCAGTAATATTTCGCCAG ATCACTCAGCACAAGTGGGCATGGCCTTTTCTGGAACCAGTGGATGTTGAAGGTCTTTGTTTGCATGATTATTATGAG GTTATTGAAAAGCCAATGGACTTTCGTACAATAAAGAATAGAATGGAGGCTAAGGATGGCACTGGGTACAAGAATGTTCGGGAGATATATGCTGATGTTAGACTTGTTTTTAAGAATGCAATGAAATATAATGATGACAGAGATGATGTCCATGTGATGGCCAGAACTTTGTTagaaaaatttgaagaaaaatggcTGCAACTTCTGCCTAAAGTTGCCGAAGAG GAAAAAAGACGAGAAAAGGAGCAAACAGCAACTCAGGTGGCTACGAAACTAGCTGAGGAGGCTTCTTATGCTAACATGGCTCAGGATTTAAGCAATGAA CTGCATGGAGTTGATATGCAATTGGAGAGAATCAGAGAAATGGTGGTTCGCAACAGCAG AAAGATATCCactgaagagaagaagaaacttGGGACAGCGCTCACTCAATTATCTCATCAAGATCTGATTAGGGCACTGGAAATAGTTGCTGAGCATAATCCGAGCTTCCAAGCAACAGCTCAAGAGGTGAACCTTGACATGGATACTCAG AGTGATGTGACGTTATGGAGGTTAAAGGTTTTTGTGCAAGATGCACTAAAAGTTTCTGGCAGGAATTCTGGGGGTGCGGGTGTGGGGTGCAACAGCAATATTAACAATGATGATAACAATGGCAAGATCAACATCAACAACAAGAACAGGAATACCACTGCTTCCAAAAGGAAAGGAGAGAGGTGTGATGCCGTGACCAAGGCATCTGccaagaagactaagaagatCTCACTTAATTCCCTTAATCCATAG
- the LOC118042310 gene encoding plasma membrane-associated cation-binding protein 1, producing MGYWKSKVLPKIKKVFEKDSTAKKAAAAEAIKNFDESKEEISKEFEEKRTELGPKVIEIFEASTAEIKTLVKDPKEAGLKKQTTSVQKFLDELVKIEFPGSKVVSEASSKFGPAYVSGPIFFVFEKVSTFIPVEEKAVEPPAPETKTEEATSSTEKEIVVEEEKKTEVVAAEASEKTEPVAEPPAKVEEAEPPKP from the exons ATGGGGTATTGGAAATCAAAGGTTCTTCCAAAGATCAAGAAGGTTTTTGAGAAGGACAGTACTGCCAAGAAGGCAGCTGCAGCTGAAGCTATCAAGAACTTTGATGAGTCTAAG GAAGAAATCAGTAAGGAGTTTGAAGAGAAGAGGACTGAACTTGGACCTAAAGTGATAGAAATCTTTGAAGCTTCAACAGCTGAAATCAAA ACCTTAGTTAAGGATCCCAAAGAAGCAGGATTAAAGAAGCAAACTACTTCAGTTCAAAAGTTCCTTGATGAGCTTGTTAAAATCg AGTTTCCAGGATCAAAAGTAGTATCTGAAGCATCGTCAAAATTTGGACCAGCCTATGTTTCGGGTCCTATTTTCTTCGTTTTTGAAAAAGTCTCAACCTTTATTCCGGTAGAGGAAAAGGCAGTCGAGCCACCAGCACCTGAAACAAAAACTGAAGAAGCAACTTCTAGCACAGAGAAGGAGATAGtagttgaagaagagaagaaaacagaggtaGTCGCAGCGGAGGCTTCAGAGAAGACTGAACCAGTGGCTGAACCACCTGCCAAGGTGGAAGAAGCAGAACCACCAAAGCCATGA